A window of Heptranchias perlo isolate sHepPer1 chromosome 27, sHepPer1.hap1, whole genome shotgun sequence contains these coding sequences:
- the LOC137344351 gene encoding BTB/POZ domain-containing protein KCTD20-like isoform X1, whose product MTEESQFSDSNSSDSEFWESGMTRHQCRYSRHHRSLPRLLRQPMVRSPRMSLHGTGAATDGSPCPSEQIVEAPHQREEGSLPPCLRNAAAPVRQRTLDPDLGRFSHPWKDGPSSSYSAQDDQGCPDYEPVCVLWPRDGWANPRSEQKTGINKRCASDTKGKDDSKSWKPPDRIVLIVDNTRFVVDPDIFAAHPDTMLGRMFTSGREYNFTRPNEKGEYEIATGVTSTVFRAVLDYYTTGIIQCPEGIAIPELRDACDYLCINFNHNTIRCRDLSALLHELSNNGARKQFEKNLEELVLPLMVSSARKGERECHVVVLAHEDTVDWDEHHPPPMGEEYSQIIYSTKLYKFFKYIENREVAKMVLKDRGLKNIRIGIEGYPTCKEKMKLRAGGRYEVIYNYVQRPFIHMSWEKEEGKSRHVDFQCVRSKSSTNLASAAADVPRDQPGITHHPQVDELDILGPSQQRVVGYSARE is encoded by the exons GTCCCTGCCGCGCTTGCTGAGACAGCCGATGGTGCGGAGTCCCAGGATGAGTTTGCACGGAACCGGTGCAGCGACTGACGGGAGTCCATGTCCTTCAGAGCAGATCGTCGAAGCCCCCCACCAACGGGAGGAAGGCAGTCTCCCACCGTGTCTCCGCAACGCGGCTGCCCCTGTCAGACAGCGGACCCTGG accctgacctgGGACGGTTCTCTCACCCTTGGAAAGATGGTCCTTCCTCCAGTTACAGTGCACAGGATGACCAGGGCTGTCCCGATTATGAaccagtctgtgtcctctggcccaGGGATGGCTGGGCTAATCCTCGCTCGGAGCAGAAGACAGGAATAAATAAAAGATGTGCTTCAGATACCAAGGGAAAGGACGACAGCAAATCCTGGAAGCCCCCCGACCGCATTGTGCTGATCGTTGATAACACGCGGTTTGTCGTCGATCCGGACATCTTCGCAGCGCACCCTGACACCATGCTCGGCAG AATGTTCACCTCAGGCCGAGAGTATAACTTCACTCGTCCAAACGAGAAGGGCGAGTATGAGATAGCCACCGGCGTCACTTCCACTGTCTTCCGCGCAGTCCTG GATTATTACACCACCGGAATCATTCAGTGTCCTGAAGGAATTGCAATCCCAGAACTCAGGGATGCGTGTGACTATCTGTGCATCAACTTCAATCACAACACAATCCGCTGTCGAGACCTCA GTGCCCTGTTACACGAGCTGTCGAACAACGGGGCAAGGAAGCAGTTCGAAAAGAACCTGGAGGAGCTGGTGTTGCCCCTGATGGTGTCCAGTGCGCGGAAGGGTGAGCGGGAGTGCCACGTCGTGGTACTGGCCCATGAGGACACGGTCGACTGGGACGAGCATCATCCGCCACCGATGGGGGAGGAATATTCTCAAA TTATTTACAGTACCAAACTGTACAAGTTCTTCAAGTACATCGAGAACCGAGAGGTGGCAAAAATGGTGTTAAAGGACCGAGGGCTGAAGAATATCCGCATCGGGATCGAAG GTTACCCAACCTGTAAGGAGAAGATGAAGCTGCGAGCCGGGGGCCGTTACGAGGTGATCTATAATTACGTGCAGCGACCCTTCATCCACATGTCCTGGGAGAAGGAAGAAGGGAAGAGCCGGCACGTGGACTTCCAATGTGTCAGGAGCAAGTCCAGCACCAACCTGGCCTCCGCTGCTGCCGATGTCCCACGGGACCAGCCTGGGATCACACATCACCCACAGGTGGACGAGCTCGACATCCTGGGCCCATCACAGCAGCGAGTCGTGGGTTACAGCGCCCGAGAGTAG
- the LOC137344351 gene encoding BTB/POZ domain-containing protein KCTD20-like isoform X2: MKRQSLPRLLRQPMVRSPRMSLHGTGAATDGSPCPSEQIVEAPHQREEGSLPPCLRNAAAPVRQRTLDPDLGRFSHPWKDGPSSSYSAQDDQGCPDYEPVCVLWPRDGWANPRSEQKTGINKRCASDTKGKDDSKSWKPPDRIVLIVDNTRFVVDPDIFAAHPDTMLGRMFTSGREYNFTRPNEKGEYEIATGVTSTVFRAVLDYYTTGIIQCPEGIAIPELRDACDYLCINFNHNTIRCRDLSALLHELSNNGARKQFEKNLEELVLPLMVSSARKGERECHVVVLAHEDTVDWDEHHPPPMGEEYSQIIYSTKLYKFFKYIENREVAKMVLKDRGLKNIRIGIEGYPTCKEKMKLRAGGRYEVIYNYVQRPFIHMSWEKEEGKSRHVDFQCVRSKSSTNLASAAADVPRDQPGITHHPQVDELDILGPSQQRVVGYSARE; encoded by the exons GTCCCTGCCGCGCTTGCTGAGACAGCCGATGGTGCGGAGTCCCAGGATGAGTTTGCACGGAACCGGTGCAGCGACTGACGGGAGTCCATGTCCTTCAGAGCAGATCGTCGAAGCCCCCCACCAACGGGAGGAAGGCAGTCTCCCACCGTGTCTCCGCAACGCGGCTGCCCCTGTCAGACAGCGGACCCTGG accctgacctgGGACGGTTCTCTCACCCTTGGAAAGATGGTCCTTCCTCCAGTTACAGTGCACAGGATGACCAGGGCTGTCCCGATTATGAaccagtctgtgtcctctggcccaGGGATGGCTGGGCTAATCCTCGCTCGGAGCAGAAGACAGGAATAAATAAAAGATGTGCTTCAGATACCAAGGGAAAGGACGACAGCAAATCCTGGAAGCCCCCCGACCGCATTGTGCTGATCGTTGATAACACGCGGTTTGTCGTCGATCCGGACATCTTCGCAGCGCACCCTGACACCATGCTCGGCAG AATGTTCACCTCAGGCCGAGAGTATAACTTCACTCGTCCAAACGAGAAGGGCGAGTATGAGATAGCCACCGGCGTCACTTCCACTGTCTTCCGCGCAGTCCTG GATTATTACACCACCGGAATCATTCAGTGTCCTGAAGGAATTGCAATCCCAGAACTCAGGGATGCGTGTGACTATCTGTGCATCAACTTCAATCACAACACAATCCGCTGTCGAGACCTCA GTGCCCTGTTACACGAGCTGTCGAACAACGGGGCAAGGAAGCAGTTCGAAAAGAACCTGGAGGAGCTGGTGTTGCCCCTGATGGTGTCCAGTGCGCGGAAGGGTGAGCGGGAGTGCCACGTCGTGGTACTGGCCCATGAGGACACGGTCGACTGGGACGAGCATCATCCGCCACCGATGGGGGAGGAATATTCTCAAA TTATTTACAGTACCAAACTGTACAAGTTCTTCAAGTACATCGAGAACCGAGAGGTGGCAAAAATGGTGTTAAAGGACCGAGGGCTGAAGAATATCCGCATCGGGATCGAAG GTTACCCAACCTGTAAGGAGAAGATGAAGCTGCGAGCCGGGGGCCGTTACGAGGTGATCTATAATTACGTGCAGCGACCCTTCATCCACATGTCCTGGGAGAAGGAAGAAGGGAAGAGCCGGCACGTGGACTTCCAATGTGTCAGGAGCAAGTCCAGCACCAACCTGGCCTCCGCTGCTGCCGATGTCCCACGGGACCAGCCTGGGATCACACATCACCCACAGGTGGACGAGCTCGACATCCTGGGCCCATCACAGCAGCGAGTCGTGGGTTACAGCGCCCGAGAGTAG
- the LOC137344351 gene encoding BTB/POZ domain-containing protein KCTD20-like isoform X3: protein MVRSPRMSLHGTGAATDGSPCPSEQIVEAPHQREEGSLPPCLRNAAAPVRQRTLDPDLGRFSHPWKDGPSSSYSAQDDQGCPDYEPVCVLWPRDGWANPRSEQKTGINKRCASDTKGKDDSKSWKPPDRIVLIVDNTRFVVDPDIFAAHPDTMLGRMFTSGREYNFTRPNEKGEYEIATGVTSTVFRAVLDYYTTGIIQCPEGIAIPELRDACDYLCINFNHNTIRCRDLSALLHELSNNGARKQFEKNLEELVLPLMVSSARKGERECHVVVLAHEDTVDWDEHHPPPMGEEYSQIIYSTKLYKFFKYIENREVAKMVLKDRGLKNIRIGIEGYPTCKEKMKLRAGGRYEVIYNYVQRPFIHMSWEKEEGKSRHVDFQCVRSKSSTNLASAAADVPRDQPGITHHPQVDELDILGPSQQRVVGYSARE from the exons ATGGTGCGGAGTCCCAGGATGAGTTTGCACGGAACCGGTGCAGCGACTGACGGGAGTCCATGTCCTTCAGAGCAGATCGTCGAAGCCCCCCACCAACGGGAGGAAGGCAGTCTCCCACCGTGTCTCCGCAACGCGGCTGCCCCTGTCAGACAGCGGACCCTGG accctgacctgGGACGGTTCTCTCACCCTTGGAAAGATGGTCCTTCCTCCAGTTACAGTGCACAGGATGACCAGGGCTGTCCCGATTATGAaccagtctgtgtcctctggcccaGGGATGGCTGGGCTAATCCTCGCTCGGAGCAGAAGACAGGAATAAATAAAAGATGTGCTTCAGATACCAAGGGAAAGGACGACAGCAAATCCTGGAAGCCCCCCGACCGCATTGTGCTGATCGTTGATAACACGCGGTTTGTCGTCGATCCGGACATCTTCGCAGCGCACCCTGACACCATGCTCGGCAG AATGTTCACCTCAGGCCGAGAGTATAACTTCACTCGTCCAAACGAGAAGGGCGAGTATGAGATAGCCACCGGCGTCACTTCCACTGTCTTCCGCGCAGTCCTG GATTATTACACCACCGGAATCATTCAGTGTCCTGAAGGAATTGCAATCCCAGAACTCAGGGATGCGTGTGACTATCTGTGCATCAACTTCAATCACAACACAATCCGCTGTCGAGACCTCA GTGCCCTGTTACACGAGCTGTCGAACAACGGGGCAAGGAAGCAGTTCGAAAAGAACCTGGAGGAGCTGGTGTTGCCCCTGATGGTGTCCAGTGCGCGGAAGGGTGAGCGGGAGTGCCACGTCGTGGTACTGGCCCATGAGGACACGGTCGACTGGGACGAGCATCATCCGCCACCGATGGGGGAGGAATATTCTCAAA TTATTTACAGTACCAAACTGTACAAGTTCTTCAAGTACATCGAGAACCGAGAGGTGGCAAAAATGGTGTTAAAGGACCGAGGGCTGAAGAATATCCGCATCGGGATCGAAG GTTACCCAACCTGTAAGGAGAAGATGAAGCTGCGAGCCGGGGGCCGTTACGAGGTGATCTATAATTACGTGCAGCGACCCTTCATCCACATGTCCTGGGAGAAGGAAGAAGGGAAGAGCCGGCACGTGGACTTCCAATGTGTCAGGAGCAAGTCCAGCACCAACCTGGCCTCCGCTGCTGCCGATGTCCCACGGGACCAGCCTGGGATCACACATCACCCACAGGTGGACGAGCTCGACATCCTGGGCCCATCACAGCAGCGAGTCGTGGGTTACAGCGCCCGAGAGTAG